Genomic segment of Tachysurus fulvidraco isolate hzauxx_2018 chromosome 22, HZAU_PFXX_2.0, whole genome shotgun sequence:
TGACACCAGTCCATCGCAGTgaaccatgcacacacatttatagCAATCATTTACACCTAGAGGCAATCTTCTTTAGCATATCCACCAAATGGCCTGGTTTTGAGAAAtgtgaggaaaccagagaataAAGAGGAACAAATGACAAACAGACAGCAGCCCTAACTCGGGGTCCAACCCCGGGGGCTGTGAGGTAGTACTTGGTGCTACcaagtttaaaatgtattttccttattttcaaaaaaaaaaaaaaaaaagaaaagaaagaaatcaaattaaacagaaacatagtttttaaaataaatgaaaaaaaaaacataaggattTTCTCAATGACAAGTTCAGAAGATCTGTATTTATAGCATTGAATAGATATACCAGGAAGAATCGTGTGTCAGTGGGTggggtttatattattatattatattatactacacaacatttctttttatattcataaagaaaaaaaatcatgtatgATAATCAATGCTGAAGTGTAAGATGTCCAGAGTGAattgtaattttaatatttgattaTAGTATGTGGATTAATTAAGCTAGTACAGTGTAAGCAGCCGTCAGGTTCGTATTGCTATTACCGACGACGCCTTACATTCTGCACGCTCATATTTTATGcacatgatttttttccaaatcaTCAGTCAACTAGATCAGATTAACAATAAACTGTCAAAGTGAAGGCAAGCTGTCCCTTAACTCTCATCAGTGTTTGCTGTTAAAAAGGTCACTGAACCTGCTGAGGTTGGGTGTTCTAGCTGATAATACTGTGTGAGCGGTTGATTTATGAAGGCATCTGTAGgcctgtgtgtgattgtctgaTTGCTGATTAATCATATTGACTGAGTGATGAATCTCGTGAAGCATGAGTCAGTCACAGCAGCTGTCAGTATAAAGATGCACATATGACAATTTGCCATGCTCATGTTAAGTAGCATATGTGACTAATATAAACTTACAGATTGCTTTATTAGGAGCACATGTTCACCTACACGTTCATGTAATTATCTAACAATTGAAGTGTGTGCATAAATTCGTGTACGTATGGGCCGGCAGCTTTGGGTAGCGTTTAATGGGGGAAAACGTGACCTCAGTGATTATGACTGTGGTATGAGTGTCCGTGCAGTGAAGCTAGTGTTCGTCTAGTACTCGTACAGGTTTTCTCTGACATTATCTGAGCACTAAAGATGCTTTGAGATTTACTGGTCATGTCTGACTTCAACCCCACTGAGTGAACTCTAGGTCTCTTCACCCAACCTCACTAATGCTGTTATGGCTGAATGGGCACAAAGCCTTGCCAGAAGAGTGAAGGTTATTATAATGGCAAAGCGGACTAAATTTTTAACGTGTGTGATTGGTTAGGGGTTCACATACATTTGGCAAAAATAGTGTCCTTCTTAGCAGTACTACTAATGTGGTTGTGGGTGTTTAACTAGTATGTCTGGAACATCCTTTGCGGTATTGTACACCTACCTTATTAGTAGGTTTGTTGTTAAAGACAAACTCAtctgtttcctttttaaaatgaaaggtTGTCATGTTCTGGCCCTTCATCACTTTCTGAATGGATGGCTAGTCTTGGGCTCTGGAGCTCGACCATTGAGGCGAGAGTATTCTTTCACCTGTAAATTACTTTAGATCAAAATGCCTGCCacttgaataaatataaatgataaatataaaccaagcaggcAGATGAATCTGCTAGAATATTCCAGTTCCTTCTAGCCTTTAGTCACTGTTCCACATTTCTGTGTCTTAGTGGAATAGTACTTGAAGGTCTGGGAGAAGTGCAAGCACCAGGACTTTGTAATTACCAGCAATGTCGTTTAGAATCACAAATAATTCACTCAGGCCTGGTAATCTGTCAGAAAATTTAATCTGCACTCAACAAACAGGTTTTCCCCTCCTGTGGCCCAGGCACCCGTTGTAAATGAAGGCGTAGCTCATTAATTTCCGGTCCTAGTGCACGGCCCTTTCCTGGAGATCATATTTCATGATTACATTAATCAGCAAGGTGCCAGTAAATCAGGCTCAAGATGCTGCAGGTTTGCAACTTCTCCTAAACCCCATCTCCATGGTGTCAGTCAAAAAGAGCCCATTTATTTGgctcaagacttttttttttctgccggTATCTCATTTTCACGTGATTTAGGAACTAATCTCGGAGAAAATGAAGGCTATAACTATGAATAAGGTATCATTCCATCCAACTCCGATGCCATGTTGATTAAATGCTTATGAATTCTCCCCTTAAACCCTACTTGAACCAACATACACTGCCTTAGGTCAAGGATTTCATCTAGTATGAGTGATGATAACTGGGTTGATCAATTTGGAAGTTAATATGAATTATGACAAATTCTTTaggtttttatgtatttataactAGCTTACATAATAAAAGTGGGAGGTTTCTCCTGGTTTCATAATTCTTTAAGATTTTCATGTTATACCTTCTATACCATGctttcaagtgtgtgtgtgtgatgtatacacacacacacacacacacacacacacacacacacatacatacacatacacatacacatacacatacacatacacacaccttatatatatagatagatagatagatagatagatagatagatagatagatagatagatagatagatagatagatagatagcatgGCACAGCAAGTACAGCATGAACATCTTGCGAGCTAGACATCAGGAATAAGAGTTCAAGAATTTCTAATGAAAACATTCAGCTGTGGTTGTGTAAACCcttgtgttctctctgtgtgcaaTCACAGCAGAACATTCCAGATCAGAACATGTAAACAAAAACGCAGTATAACAGCAGCTGCATTCGCCTTCCCCTTCATAAGCTCACATAGACACGAAATTCAAAGATTAGATAACATTTATCTTGCTTATCATATGGTAGGCAACAGAGTGCACGTTTGCATAATGATTTTTAACCAATTCACTGCTATTGAGCTTTATACTCTATAaagtgaaaaacacacagacttcAGATACATTCTTGACTCGGTATATTATATAATCACGTCTACGCAAACGATTTGACACTCGGCCGATCTGCGACGTTTTCCCCGCCTCTCGACTGTAAAGAGTATCAAGCTGTTTTCTGTATGAGGGAGGAACCCTTGTTTTAAGCACAAGGACAGATTCCAAGTAAAGGAATGAGAGCAAACAAGAGAGTCAGACTCTTGAGATATTAATCCTGCCTAGCTTTGTGAACATTCCTGTGCAGCTCCCTGACTTCACTTCAAAAACTGAGCCTCTTCTCAGAGtttcttattatatttaagCCTAAGCctgcattgttgtttttttttattttaacatgaatTGGTCCTGCTTTGTTTGTCTGGTCCTTGTCTCACTGGTATGGCAATGTCCAGAGATTCACAGCAGCCCGTTGGCTACGACTTCAGATACAGTCTCTCGACCAGATGTGGACTGTCCTTCCAGCTGTGTGTTAGCGCTTCCTAACAGTACGTCAACAATTAAGGTAAGTGTTGCTTCATGTGTAGGAGCTAAATTGTTAAATGCATGTGTAATGTCATGTCATATGACTGGAAAAACACAGATGCTAAAATCTTTAGCATTTACGGTATCAAAATACACGGACACGGATGATTTTTTTACCCCAGTTATACTCAAGTATCTCCTTCTGTTGTACACAGTACAAAACAATCCACTACACATACTTAAAGCCATCGTCTGAGTCCAGACCGTGTCCATAAATGCACGGCTCTGTGGAGCATTAACAAAttcaaattatatataaattacttAAATGACCAAATAATGAAAGGGATTTATGTGTGCGAGTCATGGGTATGTTGTTCAATTCTTCCATTTGCCCTTCTTTGCAGGCAACTGTCCTGTTGCCTCGAGATACTTATTAACAAGGTCCTCTTGAACAGAAGGCAGACAAGGCTGATATCTGCTGTAGTCCATAGTGTATTCTCCTTTCCCCTATGGAAGAAATAGAAATGCTTTAAAGACATTTCAACGATAAACAAGTGTTCCAACAAAAGGTCTAAAGAGCACCCATCATTGTTATATTAACAGTGTGGGGTTTGGGGCAAACAATCAGCGAAATTAAGAACGTCACGGCAACGACTCTACTTTGTACGCACAGTTTATGTTGAGCCGATTCTTTTATCATCGTCGCACTCGCGAACgctttatacatatatacatgcacatagctttaaaaaaaacatcatcaaaaTATAGGAAATCTAATTGTGAAACGTTCTTTAAGATATTATTCTTAGTATTATTACAGCGCAGTTTATTGTTTAGCTCAAAAATTGGATTTAAATAGACATGAATGGTCAATAAATACCTCGGTGCAAGAACGCAACTCGGTGGAATAACCAAACATGTCGTTGAGGGGAATCTGAAAGAGACACGTGATAGGAAGGTTAGGATTCAAGCTACAGCTGTATATTTCCAGTGTCTGAATTTGCACTTACATCAGCATAAAGGGTGAAGTAACCCTCAGACCCGTCTTGTCCGGTGATGACGCCATGACGACGGTTGACCCCCGCGATGACCGGTCCTTGGAATTCATTGGGTGCGACTATCTCCACAGACATGATGGGCTCGAGAAGCACCATGTTAGCATTTTCCAttgctatttaaaaataaaaataaaaaaggagtgCATCGGTATTCAGGGCAAATGCATTAAAATCTTAgtcttttgttctttcattttgcatactaattttgcataaaaaaaagaaagaaagaaaagaaaaccgaAATAAAACAGTATCGAGTAAAGACTTCCATGTTTTTCCAAAAACGTATAGAGTGGATCTACATGCTGACCCTGTTTCATAGCGCCCTCTCCTGCCCGGATAAATGAAATCTCGTTGGAGTCGACCATGTGATGTGCTCCGTCGTCCAACACGAATCGCACACCGGATACCTTATGGCCTGTCAGAGGCCCTTTCTCACATGCCTCCTTAAAACCCTACAGGGAACGGAAAAGTAGAAAAAAGTTAAGTATGAAGAGAGAAAGCaggagagagaacgagagagagagagagagagagagagagagaaaggctgCACAAAGACTGTGGGAACAAAGAGTTGAGATTAGGGACAAGGATTTGTTCATAATTCTtggtttctttttattcttctcaAGGAAACTTCAAGGGGATTAAGAAAGGTGTGCTTGTAATTCTAATTAGAGCTGATGATCAATAAACTCTAATCCTATTCACAGGCTCTGCCATACTCCAACATCCAGCCCATTTTACAGTATACTGAAGCTCAGTCACAGTACTATTATAAATGTCTCCACAGAGCCATTCATAACTAGGACCCGGTCTCGCCTTAATCGCGTACCGCTGGTCCGGCCGACTCTAAATGTCAAACACGTGGCGTGTTTGTAGTCGTGGGTGTTTCACACAATGTGCCGTTTCGATCGATCAAAAACAACATAGACTTTGAGTTTATCCCCATTCAGCTCCAGGCTGATTTTCTAGCGTTCCTCGACACCACTACATTTTTTAGACAAACAGGAATTAACCTGGATTATATGGATCAGTGTTGTGCAAGGAATCCGATGAAGAAGAAACTTGCCTTTTCAACAGCAGGCACGAACTGTTTGGGTATGTTGGTGCCAATGGTCCGGTCATCGAATTCAACCTTGGTGTAATTTTCTGCATCCAAAGGTTCCAGTACTCCCACCACTTTACCGTACTGCCCAGACCCCCCGGACTGCTTCTTGTGAGTGAAGTCGAACCTATAAACCAAAGGACAGAACAGCACCAAATGTTTCCCCAATtctcaaagaagaagaaaaaataacaacatagtCATACGAGGTATCTAagcaaatttaatttaatgtgtaTGGGggaagggggcacggtggctttgcggttagcctcacacctccagggtcgggggttcgattcccgcctccgccttgtgtgtgtggagtttgcatgttctccccgtgcctcgggggtttcctccgggtactccggtttcctcccccggtccaaagacatgcatggtaggttgattggcatctctggaaaatcgtccgtagtgtgtgagtgtgtgtgtgagtgaatgagagtgtgtttgtgccctatgatgggttggcactccgtccagggtgtatcctgcctcgatgcctgatgacgcctgagataggtgacccgaggtagtttggataagcggtcgaaaatgagtgagagtgagtgagcgagtgtctgactcctaaccgtaaggttgtgggttcgagtctcaggccagcaataccacgactgaggtgcccttgagcaaggcaccgatcccaccaactgctcccctggcgtcgcagcataaatggctgcccactgctccgggtgtgtgttaacggtgtgtgtatgtgtgttcactgctgtgtgtgtgtgcactttggatgggttaaacgcagagaacgaattctgaccATACACAGCTGTAGGTCACCTCACGTCACGTCACGAGACGTTTATTTAATACGATTTTCAGATCACTGTTAATCACTAAGGCTATAAAAATACCGAATATCGCAATTGAAGACAAACTGAAATGTGTGACGCTGAAATAACGATTATAAGCTACAGTCGTTAACGTAGAAGCTAGGCGTACTTTCTCTTTAAGAGAATGTGGAGCAGTTAGGAAAGACAGGAAGTAGGAAGGGCATTCCACACGACTGCATCAGCAACCCCGGCACAACCCAGGAAGTTAAACAGATTTAAGACGCTCGGTGTGTTCAAGCACCATTGTTGAAATCTTctgctttgtttgtttaccaAGTCGTTACTCaagagcaacaaaaaaaaaaaaaaaaacagacccaaagtCCACAAGTTTACACAACCGCACCCTTTCTCTTGTGGTTTTTCTTGCCTCTCAGGACATTGTGGATCAGGAAGGGCTGAACATGACTTCAAGAAAACTGAATCCTATATTTTATGAAGCGACGCGGGCAGGCCACGCCATCCAACACTACATCAACACCGTCTACGGCTCTCCGTTCAGGCTGTATGCCGTGACCCAAGTCCACGATGCGAGAACAGAGGTGAGGCGAGACAGATGCAAGACCACATCTCCAGCCTGGGATTTACATCAGAAAGACAATTTGTACACTAAGATCGAGtcaaataagacatttttttgtgGTTCTGTCTCTCACTGACAGGACATGGGTGAATCTGGGATGAAGTACATCCTTGAATTCTCAGTGAAGGACACAGTCGGAGAGGTGAGATCGGTTTTGTTACCGTTTATACCTTCGTCGGTCATGTTCGAGACCGCTGgggtgtaagagtgtgtgtgtgtgtgtgtgtgtgtgtgtgtataaagagatAAGGTTAACCTTTGACCTATTTACTCTACCTGAATCTTTCCTACTGtgtacacagaacaaacactacTCATTAAAATCTATGGctaaatattcattaaataagACGTATAAAAAAAGACCGAGCTGGTAATATTGTGACAAGGAAAATTCATTATACTTGTTTATTAATTGGTTAATCTAGATGGCCAAACTTGCCCAAAATCAGCCAATGACGTCGTGGCTCCTCGATTTTTGTACCGGAGCTACAAAACTATCGTAACGAAAAGTTACAGATGTTAGTTTAGCAAAAAGGAAACTGCATTTGGAAATAATGAGCATTTTgtactagaggtcttctctgGTCTATAGAAGTGTACcagacccgaagtgacccggaTCACTTTTTAACCGGAACCCGacgtgcattatttatttatttatttatttatttatttttaagaaagacccgaccggagacaaacccgaaaaaatcagacccgagtccgacccgacggcatttttttttttaccccgactggacccgaatgttgcgtaactctacactaaagtaaccgctacagagtggattcaaaattgattgacaggtctgtttcgaCGAAAATTTGCTTACCGCCAGCcccacgtcaccagccacaggtcgcaagcggtcttggcaaacagaggagaggttggaaaaggactcgagtcgaggcacacacgcgagatacagtagttcgggtcttctcgggtccgttcggtaaaaacacattcgttttaaattacccgagacccgacgccgctattattatacccgacccgtgtccgaggtacacgtgaaacttttagacccgaacccgtcAGACCTCGGGTCTCCGGATCTAAGACCTCTTCTGCGTGGACATACAATCATCTACACAAACGACAGCAAAGACATACACATAGTAGAACAACCTCCTACTACGCCATCGACAATAAGCTTATCGATATGGCCGTTCTACTGTGATTGGTAGAAgactatttatatttttcaaaataagtTAAGCAGAATttaggctacacacacacacacacacacacacacacacacacacacacacacacacacttttttgtttaagTGCATTCATTGAATCTAACATGCTTACGAATATCGAACGTAAGTATATGAAATGAACTAAAGTGTGTTATGCTCCAGAGTTCAGAAGGCCGATGTTCTGCTGAGGTCCTTTACCCCAGAGGGGAGACGCAGCGTCCACCTCGAGTCCAGTGCTCTTGTGATGGTCTACCTCGTCTCAACACCTCTGATAAGGAGCAGGAATTCTACCAGCAATACAGAGCCAATAGTAATGTGACTGCAAACGATTTACCAGGTATAACCTCAGAACAGGAGCCACATTAATAAATCCACAGGTACATTGGTACTAATCCAAAAACTAGAACCATCTTTATCCTGATAGCGTGCTTCGGATCCCCGCGGATTCAGATAACCGCATATTTATTTAGGGCGGtcgtggcctagtggttagagagtctgactcgcaACCCAAAGGTtgcgggttcgagtctcgggccggcaataccacgactgaggtgcccttgagcaaggcaccaaaccctcccaactgctccccgggcgccgcagcataaatggctgccctctgctcatggtgtgtgtgtgtgtgtgcgtgtgtgtgtgtgttcactgctgtgtgtgtgtgtgtgtgtgtgtgtgttcactgctgtgtgtgtgtgtgtgttcactgctgtgtgtgtgtgtgtgtgtgtgtgttcactgctgtgtgtgtgtgtgtgtgtgtgtgttcactgctgtgtgtgtgtgtgtgtgtgtgtgtgtgtgtgttcactgctgtgtgtgtgtgtgtgtgtgtgtgtgttcactgctgtgtgtgtgtgtgtgtgtgtgtgtgtgtgtgttcactgctgtgtgcgtgtgtgtgtgttcactgctgtgtgtgtgtgtgtgtgtgttcactgctgtgtgtgtgtgtgtgtgtgtgtgtgtgtgtgtgtgttcactgctgtgtgcgtgtgtgtgttcactgctgtgtgcgtgtgtgtgtgtgtgtgttcactgctgtgtgtgtgtgtgtgtgtgtgtgtgtgtgtgtgttcactgctgtgtgcgtgtgtgtgtgttcactgctgtgtgtgtgtgtgtgtgtgttcactgctgtgtgcgtgtgtgtgtgttcactgctgtgtgtgtgtgtgtgtgtgttcactgctgtgtgtgtgtgtgtgtgttcactgctgtgtgtgtgtgtgtgtgtgtgtgttcactgctgtgtgtgtgtgtgtgtgttcactgctgtgtgtgtgtgtgtgtgtgttcactgctgtgtgcgtgtgtgtgtgttcactgctgtgtgcgtgtgtgtgtgtgtgttcactgctgtgtgtgcactttggatgggttaaaaatgcagagaacaaattctgaatctgggtcaccgtacttagccgtacgtcacgtcactttttcacttttatatatatGGATGTTTTGGTGGAGGTTTTATGCAGGTTGTGGGGTAAAGAAATCAATTCCAATGTGATGCAAACGAAACACTAACATCACTTATCGAACGATGGAGAAGTCACATGTTCTCTCTCTACAGACAGCTACGGTCACATGGAGCCTGATATGGTCCCTTTCTGGCACTTGGGACACTTGGTCGCTAGCTTTGTCATGCTTAACGAGTCCAACGAAAACACGCTGTACAACTTGGCTCAAGTGTCTAAGCTCCAGCAGCTGGTGAGAGGTTTTTGTAATCATATTTATTAGCCAAAAAAAACACGATCGTAACAAGTCATTTTTCTCGTTTCCTTGCCTTTCTAAACGTTTCCCTTTTTGTTTCTCCGTGTTCCAGAAGAGCGAAGATGACCAGCTAAACTTCGAGTACGAGGTTCTCCTTCATGAAATGGTTTCCCAGGTAACGATAAATAGTCACGTTTTAGTTTACCCTAAAATACAAAATGCTAACGCTAACGCTATTTAACCGTATTGACGTATTTTCCCCCCCAGGAGATAATCCGTTGGAAGCTTCTAATCGCCTGGTCTCCGGCAAAGAGTGTAAAAGTGTTAGAAAGTGAACTGCTGCCACGATGCCGGTGCAACTGAAACCCCTCAAGCTTTTCCTAAATCACTAGTAAAATTAATATCCAATTATATCGTCACTTCTAACGAGAAAATAAAGTTGCCGATCGGAACGCCTGCCACGATTTATCTACAGTCCTAATAACAGGATTGATGCTTaggaaataaataagcaagctaCTTCGACTACGACTGGTATCGATTCAcgctaacattttttttttttttttaccgggGTAAAATCTTTGGGTCGAATGTAGCACCTAGCATTTATAGCAAATGTTGCATGTGAAATGTAGTGACAAACGGAAAATATTAGCTTTAGATATTTCCAAGTAAGTATAAATTGCTAAAACCGGAAACATGATGGTTGCCGGGAAACAGCACGGACGGACACGTGGCGGTTTGATCGACACCCGTGACTGGTGTTGGAAAGCGTGTTCGATCGCTTACGACCTTGACGAATAATCTTGTGTTTGGTTGAATTTATAGTTTTTGTTTGACAATTTGAAACAGGGTTAAGTTTTGCTGTAAACAAACACtaagtgggggtgggggtgggaggGGTGAACTACCCAAAATATATGTATTaaggtaataataaaaatgtgatgtgtttCATCCATAAAACCTGTTCTAGCATCTTAATATGAAATATTGCCCAATATTACaaggtagcttagtggttaaggtgttgggttactcATGAGAacgtcatgagttcgaatcccagagccaccaagctgccacttcttaACTTtgaattgctcagctgtatgaatGAGATGCAAGTCTTACGTACATAAATAGTGCTTCCTCAGTAAAGGGTACTTACGGCACAGGGCTGGTCACAGACTCTCTGAAGGCCACTTTAGGTTTCCCCATCACACACGAGCAGTTATactctctctccattctctACAACACAAATCAACCCTATTCAGTGACTTTTCCCCACAGCGAGCAAATCGGATTTATTCTTAAATTCAACAGTCCACAATCTGATGTTAGCTTTAACTGTTGTGTTTGCTCAAAGGGCCAGAGTGCAGTTTAACTAAAACCTCGAgagatggacacacacacacacacacacacacacacacacagacatagacacacacacacacacagacacacacacagacacacacacacacactcacacagacacagacacacacacactcacacatagacacacacacactcacacatagacaaacacagacacacagacaaacacagacacacagacaaacacagacacacagacaaacacagacacacagacacacacagacacacagacaaacacagacacacagacaaacacagacacagacaaacacagacacagacagacacagacagacacacacacacagacacacacacacagacacacacagacacacacacagacacacacagacaaacacagacacacacacacagacagacacacacacagacaaacacagacaaacacaaagacacagacagacacacagacacacacagacacacacagacacacacacagacacacacagacacagagacacacagacgcacacacagacgcacacacagacagatacacacacacacacacacagacgcacacacacagacagatacacacacgcacacacagacagatacacacacacagacacacacacacacagacacacacacagacacacacacacacagacacacacagacacagacagacagacacacacacacacacagacagacacacacagacagacacacacacacagacacacacagacacacagacacacagacacacagacacagacagacacacacacagacaaacacaaagacacagacagacacacagacacacacagacacacacacagacacacagacacagagacacacagacgcacacacagacagatacacacacacacacacagacgcacacacacagacagatacacacagacacacacagacagacacacacagacacagacagacagacacacacacacacacacagacagacacacacacacagacacacacacacagacacacagacacagagacacacagacgcacacacagacagatacacacacacacacacacacagacgcacacacacagacagatacacacacgcacacacagacagatacacacacacagacacacacacacacagacacacacacacacacagacacacacacacacagacacacacagacacagacagacacacacagacacagacagacagacacagacacagacagacagacacacacacatacacacacacacacacacacacacacacacagacacacacagacacagacagacagacacagacacagacagacagacacacacacacacacacacacacacacacagacacacacagacacacagacacagacacacacacacaccttaacctAGGGTTAACCCAATCACgcttaacacattttaaaccatTAAGTGATCTGATTCAtcgttatttaatataataatagctAAACACTCAGACAAGATTGCAGTCCatttaataagaaatattaattgaattatttaagGGATGTCATGCTGTACCTGGGAGTAGATTTCCAGATGCAACTCTCCCATGCCTGAGATAATGGTTTCCTTGCTCTCCGTGTCAAACTGCACCCTGAAAGTGGGAT
This window contains:
- the lxn gene encoding latexin, yielding MNWSCFVCLVLVSLVWQCPEIHSSPLATTSDTVSRPDVDCPSSCVLALPNSTSTIKDIVDQEGLNMTSRKLNPIFYEATRAGHAIQHYINTVYGSPFRLYAVTQVHDARTEDMGESGMKYILEFSVKDTVGESSEGRCSAEVLYPRGETQRPPRVQCSCDGLPRLNTSDKEQEFYQQYRANSNVTANDLPDSYGHMEPDMVPFWHLGHLVASFVMLNESNENTLYNLAQVSKLQQLKSEDDQLNFEYEVLLHEMVSQEIIRWKLLIAWSPAKSVKVLESELLPRCRCN